In Rhodamnia argentea isolate NSW1041297 chromosome 4, ASM2092103v1, whole genome shotgun sequence, the following proteins share a genomic window:
- the LOC115740638 gene encoding probable chlorophyll(ide) b reductase NYC1, chloroplastic: protein MATVTKLHLCPGRFDHQFVSFRENPRVFLPGFSCSGSKLFGKRSGFCVRHQCRSFRSEEDGNRQRNGEKSKEDEVEVESERSGILESMRAVFVGCSQVGSKWKDDYSKSAARLEEIFSSAALQIGRYIITMMSTGVILVVGFQMSGGDSQLDTLIWYSWLGGVIIGTMIGANMVLDDHCRAGPRNVVITGSTRGLGKALAREFLLSGDRVIIASRSPESVDMTVKELEQNLMEAKQAVSGSSKTSLAHAKVVGIPCDVCNPENVQNLADFAVSKLGSIDIWINNAGINKGFRPLLQFSDEDIQQIVSTNLVGSILCTREAMRVMKNQCKGGHVFNMDGAGSGGSSTPLTAVYGSTKCGLRQLQSSLLKECKRSKVGVHTASPGMVLTDLLLSGSTIQNKQMFNIICELPETVARSLVPRMRVVKGTGKAINYLTPPRILLALITAWLRRGRWFDDQGRALYAAEADRLRNWAENRTRFSFTDAMEMYTENTWVSVFSLSVVCAFIILSTTGSSFPGT from the exons ATGGCCACAGTGACCAAGCTTCATTTGTGCCCGGGAAGGTTTGATCATCAATTCGTCAGTTTTAGAGAGAACCCACGAGTGTTCTTGCCGGGTTTTAGCTGTTCGGGTTCGAAATTGTTCGGGAAGCGGAGTGGGTTCTGCGTGCGACATCAGTGCAGGTCGTTCAGGAGCGAAGAAGATGGGAACAGACAGAGGAATGGTGAGAAATCGAAGGAAGATGAGGTGGAGGTGGAGAGTGAGAGAAGTGGGATCTTGGAGTCGATGAGGGCTGTTTTTGTGGGTTGTTCTCAAGTGGGTTCGAAATGGAAGGACGATTACAGCAAATCAGCGGCCAGGCTTGAGGAGATCTTTTCCTCT gctGCTCTTCAAATTGGAAGATACATTATAACCATGATGAGCACTGGAGTGATTCTTGTGGTTGGTTTTCAGATGTCAG GTGGAGATAGTCAACTGGATACATTGATCTGGTATAGCTGGCTAGGAGGGGTTATAATTGGAACAATGATTGGTGCTAACATGGTGTTAGATGACCATTGTCGAGCTGGTCCGCGTAATGTGGTCATCACTGGAAG TACGAGAGGGCTGGGAAAGGCACTTGCTCGCGAATTTCTTCTTTCTGGTGACCGTGTCATCATTGCTTCTAGAAG CCCCGAGTCTGTGGACATGACCGTCAAAGAGCTTGAACAGAACTTAATGGAAGCGAAACAGGCCGTGAGTGGCTCATCTAAGACAAGTTTGGCACATGCAAAAGTGGTGGGAATACCATGTGATGTTTGTAACCCTGAAAATGTGCAGAATTTGGCGGATTTTGCTGTTAGTAAGCTTGGTTCTATAGACATTTGG atAAACAATGCTGGCATAAACAAAGGATTTAGACCGTTGCTGCAGTTCTCTGATGAAGATATTCAACAG ATCGTATCAACAAACCTAGTCGGCTCAATACTTTGTACTCGAGAAGCCATGCGCGTGATGAAAAACCAGTGTAAGGGGGGCCACGTATTTAACATGGATGGGGCAGGGTCTGGCGGATCAAGTACTCCTTTGACGGCTGT CTATGGGTCAACAAAGTGTGGTCTGCGGCAGCTTCAGTCATCACTCCTTAAGGAGTGCAAGCGGTCGAAGGTGGGAGTTCATACTGCATCTCCTGGCATGGTTCTCACAGATTTACTTCTGAG TGGCTCGACAATTCAGAACAAGCAAATGTTCAACATTATTTGTGAGCTTCCTGAAACGGTTGCTAGAAGTCTAGTTCCTCGGATGCGAGTTGTAAAAGGGACGGGCAAGGCGATCAATTATTTAACCCCTCCTAGAATCTTACTGGCTTTAATCACTGCGTGGTTGCGACGAGGTCGCTGGTTCGATGATCAG GGGAGGGCTTTGTACGCTGCAGAGGCTGACCGACTTCGCAACTGGGCCGAAAACCGCACTAGATTTTCTTTCACCGATGCAATGGAGATGTACACTGAGAACACTTGGGTGTCGGTTTTCTCGCTCTCCGTCGTGTGTGCCTTCATAATTCTTTCCACCACAGGCAGCTCATTTCCGGGCACGTGA